The DNA window ATTGGGAAATGGTCATGAAAATTATCTATATAAGATCAATATCTCTCATGAGTTCTCAGAGAAATTCAGTTTGGGAATTATGGATTGGCGGTATCATGGTCTTGGGCCTAATCTAAGATATACCATTCCAAAACTTCAATCAACCATATGGATTATGCCAGCCTACGATCATGAACAAAAAGTATTCAGAAGTATTATGGGAATCAGCGTACAGATGTAGCCTCAAAAATTTAGATGGTATGGTATTTCTTAGCTCATTATATACTTTTTCGTAACAGCTCAAGTGAATTCTCAATTTCCTTTTCATTAAGTGATGCAAACCCCAATCTAAGTCCATTGGGAATAAATACTTCATTATTATAAAACGAACCGTCAGACATTTTCAGTCCATTTTTAGCAGCTGTTTGTGAAAGATCGGACAGGTGTATCGCTTCATCGAATACGGACCAAACCGCAAGTCCACCCTCAGGGATTTTAAAAGTGATGACATCATTGAAATTAGTTTGCAGGATTTCACAAAATAAATCTCTGCGTTGACGGTAAATTTTTAATGATTTACGAAAATGTCTTTCCATTTCTCCGTTATCAAATAAAGATGAAAAAGCCTCTTCAAGTAAGGAATCCCCTTGTTTATCTATCAATTGCCTCAATGATGATGCAGCATCTACAAAAGCAGGATCAGCAACCATAAATCCAATTCTCAGTGCTGGTGCAAAAGTTTTTGTTATGGATCCGATATAAATAACATTACTGTTGTGATCTATACTTGCTAAAGGGATATAAGGTTTATTGTTATAATGAAAATCGAAATCATAATCATCTTCAATGATAGCAAAACGATATTCCTTGGCAAGCTTCATCAGTTTCAGTCTTCTTTCCATGCTCATCGTAACAGTGGTTGGAAAATGATGGTGTGGAATAATATAAACAGCTTTAATTAACGTATGCTTTAGAACCTCTTCCAGAAAATCGATATCCATTCCGGAATGATCCACAGGAATCCTCAAAAGATTAGCTCCTACATATTTGAATATCTCATCTGCGGAACGGTAATTCGATACTCCAACAGCAATATGATCTGAGGGTTTAAGTAAAAGCTGAGTGGACAGATAAATACCCATCTGACTACCCTTTGTAATTAGTAAATTCTCAGGATTAACCGTTAATCCCCTTGTATTGGCAAGGTAACTGCTTAAAGCATTACGAAGATGTTCTGAGCCTTTTGGGTATCCATATTTTAAGAAGCTTTTTCCATAAAACTTTTTAGAAATGCTTCGATATTCCCGCATTAATAGATCAATTGGTGTCAATCGTACATCAGGAAACCCATCATCGATCGTTAAAACGGAATGCTGGAAATTGTCACTTCCTTTTCTTCCCAGAAAAGGGTTTGTCCAAATAAATGATTCCCCTGGTTTATTGGAAATTTCAGTAGAAGCATTTCCTTTATTCTTGGAAACAACAGGTAATTTAGAGAATACAAATACCCCTTTACGTTCTATAGACTCAGCCCAACCCTGGCTTATCAGTTCTTCATACGCTAATTTCACTGTATTCCGGTTAAGCCCAATTAATTCGGAAAGCACACGTGTGCTGGGTAATACATCTGTAGGTTGAAGTGTACCATTAGTAATCAGATTGATAAAGCTGTTACATAGCTGAACATAAAGTGAGACACTCGAATCTCTGTTAAGTTGTATCAGTGATTTATAGGGTAGCATGCTGGATTGATTTTTAGGATTAATAAAACTTTAAAAAGCTTTAGCAGATAGAATATCATATAAAAAAACTGCTCCATATTTTTCATAGGAGCAGCGATGATCTGTATAAATGATCTGACTAAGATTACGAACTTAAGCCGGAATCAGCTGTGTTGTAATGCCTATTCTGTTCCATGCATTAATTGTTATTATAGCAAGGATAGCCTGAGCCAGATAACTTTCTCCTAAGGCTTCTAACGCATCTTGGTAGGTTTCGTCTTTTACATGGTTACCAATCAAAGTCACCTCTTCTGTCAAAGCCAATATAGCACGTTCTTCCTTAGTGAAAAACTGAGTATCACGCCATGCATTAAGTGCATAGATACGTTGCTCGGTTTCACCGGCTGTGCGTGCTTCCTTAGTATGCATATCTATACAAAATGCACAACCGTTTATTTGTGAAGCTCTGATCTTAATTAAATCTTTATGAGTTTTCGTTAATGGAGTGCTTTCAATGAATTTTTCAAGACCTAAGATTGCTCTGTAACCTGCTGGTTCTACTTGGTCGATTTTAATACGTGTTGCCATTTTATTATTTAATTTTATAATTATTATTCTAATACCTCTCAAACATAGAAAGTTGCATTAATTTCATAGGTCAAAGGTAAGGTGTTTTTGGATGGTGTTTATAGACCAGATTTTAAAAAATATACAGCCCAGATGATACAAATGAACGCGAACTTTGTAAATCTGCTATTTGATTTCACTATGAATCAAATGGGCCAATTGGTCGCCCAATTTTGCTATTTCGCCAGATAACTCATCATTTTTCCGCTTGGTTCCATTGATAGCGAATTCATGAATATGATCGATTCCCATGATGCCAAAAACCATTTTTAAATATTTGCTCTGGAAATCCATATGTTCATTTCTTTCTCCTTCTCCATAACCCTGGCTTCCTCTGGAGAATAAGAGAAAAAGGGTTTTATTCTTAAGCATACCCAAGTATCGTTTGTCATTCTTTTCTGGATTGGTAGTAAAAGTTTCATTGAAACGTAGGATTTGATCAAGATATGCCTTTAAACTACTTGGAATAGACCAGTTGTACATTGGTGTTGCAAGCACTATAATATCTGCTTCCTGTAGTTCCTGAATATAAATATCACTGGATCTCAGAATCTCAAGCTCTTCATCATCTCTTTCCTCTCTCTTCTTTGAATCAGCTTCAATCCACCTTTGACTGATATGTGAAACTTCAGTTTTTGCTAAATCCCTGTAATTGATTGGGTAAGTTTGACTTCCATTTTTCAGGTGTCTAATAAAAGTATCGCTGAGATCTCTGCTGAATGAGGTTTCTATATTGGCACTTGCATTGATAACAAGAATTTTTTTCATCACATTCATATTTGGAAATAATTAGCTCTCCTTTTTCTTTAACAGGTTATCCAAACTCCAGTTGTAATTCGGCATACGTGATAATAAGAAACTTGCTGTAGTTGCTGTAAAAACTCCAAAATTGATTGGCTTTTGTATTCCTACAGAAAAGATCATAAATAGAATAAATGTTAATGTAAGCAACGAAGCCCCAAGTGCGGCGTATTTTGTTTTAAAACCAATAATCAGAAGAATACCAATAAGCAATTCCGATACGGTAGCAATACCACCCATAATATTCACCATAGGTCTGTCTAAAAATGGCATTAGGGTAGTGGTATAATTAATAAAATTTTCCCAGTTTCCCCATTCAATATTTCCGGTACCGGGAGCACCTAAAAGTCCTAATCTGTCAGACACAGGAGTTAAAAATGTAATTCCCAATGCACATCTTAAAAGAAGCTGCGGGATTTTAAATGAATCTTTCATAAGTATTGTATTATATTGGCACAAAAGTATGGACTCCCTGAACCTCTTTATGCACCCAGATTAATCAAATTGTATGGCCCAGATGATTTGACATCCGTACTAATTTCATCATAATTAAATAGATTCTCATTAAATTTGGAACATTAGGCTAATCTTCTTTTCTATTAAAATAACGATGTTATGAAAGGCTGGCTATGAGAAGAGATTTGAAATAGGGCAATTGGCTAAAACAATAATGAAAATTATTATGCAGGTCACTGAAAGCCCACAGAAAACATCCAAGCCGTGGAATTTGGACATTGGTATTTAATTAAGAGAAAATAAATCATAAGTTTAAAGGTTTTTACTTTGCCTGTGTTCTACCAAACTGTTTTTTAAATAAACCCCTTGAATACCTTACATAATATTGGCGTTATTTTGTATCATTAATACCTCCTTTTGTATAAGAAATCCCGATGACATCGTTCTAAATTTGTATCCATAATTTAAAACATATTTAAATGTCAAAGACAATTTTTATCACCGGAACTTCAAAGGGATTTGGAAGAATCTGGACAGAAACTTTTTTGGAGCAGGGCTATAAAGTTGCTGCAACAGCAAGAAATCTGGATACACTGCAGGACTTGATTCATACGTATGGAGAAGCTATTCTGCCAATCGAACTGGATGTGAATGACCGCGACGCATGCTTCAAAGCTGTTGAAAAAGCAAATGAATATTTTGGTTCTATTGATGTAATTATTAATAATGCAGGATATGGATTATTTGGAGCTATTGAAGAAACGACTGAAAAAGAAGCGCGTGACCAGATAGAAACAAATGTTTTTGGATTATTGTGGGTAACCCAGGCAGTTATTCCTATTATGAGAAAGCAAGGTTATGGACATATTATACAGGTATCTAGCGTTTTAGGGGTTGTATCACCGCCTGTTTTGGGATTATACAACGCATCTAAATTTGCTGTTGAAGCCATTAGCGAAAGCTTATCAGCAGAGGTTAAAGGATTTGGAATTAGTGTGACCATTGTCGAACCAAATTCATTCGGAACCGAATGGAGTGGTACCTCTGCAGTTCATACAGAAGCAAATCCTGTTTATGATGAAATTAAAAAAGCATTTTTTGAATCATTTACAGAGGATTCTATAGGAATACCGGAGGCAACAAAGAATGCCATTCTGAAATTAGTCAATTCACCAATGCCTCCTTTACGTATGATCCTTGGAAAAGTTGCTTATCCCTGGATAAAGCAAACATATGAACAAAGACTTGCTGTATGGGATGAATGGAAGGAGATTTCTGCTGAAGCTCACGGTAAATAGAAATTCTGATATTATTTTAAAGTCTACTACTATGAGCTATAATAACTTAAAATAACTTATCTAATGAAACATTATAAATCATTGATCGATCTGCACCGTACAAATGGATTCAAGCTTCCGGAGAACCCTCAGCTTAGTCTTTTGGAGTGTGATAAGACCTGTTTTATAGAAGACACCGAATTTACAACTGATTTTTATATTATTGGTTTAAAAAAAATTGCATCTGGTGTGATCCGATATGGTAGAACCAATTATGATCATGAAAATGGCTCTATGTATTTTATCAAACCACGGCAGGTTGTTTCAATGAATAATCTCGAATTAGAAGAAGAAGGTTTTATGATGATCATTCATGAAGATTTTTTAAATGGACACCCACTTCAGCAAAAGATCAGATCATACAATTTTTTTGAATATCAAACCAATGAAGCTTTGCACTTGTCCCCTAAAGAAGAACAGGTCATTTGGGAATTGTATAAGAAAATAGAGCAGGAATACGATAATAATCAGGACGAATACAGCCAGGATATTATGCTTGGGTATATAGAATCAATTTTAAAAT is part of the Chryseobacterium paludis genome and encodes:
- a CDS encoding DoxX family membrane protein; amino-acid sequence: MKDSFKIPQLLLRCALGITFLTPVSDRLGLLGAPGTGNIEWGNWENFINYTTTLMPFLDRPMVNIMGGIATVSELLIGILLIIGFKTKYAALGASLLTLTFILFMIFSVGIQKPINFGVFTATTASFLLSRMPNYNWSLDNLLKKKES
- a CDS encoding SDR family NAD(P)-dependent oxidoreductase → MSKTIFITGTSKGFGRIWTETFLEQGYKVAATARNLDTLQDLIHTYGEAILPIELDVNDRDACFKAVEKANEYFGSIDVIINNAGYGLFGAIEETTEKEARDQIETNVFGLLWVTQAVIPIMRKQGYGHIIQVSSVLGVVSPPVLGLYNASKFAVEAISESLSAEVKGFGISVTIVEPNSFGTEWSGTSAVHTEANPVYDEIKKAFFESFTEDSIGIPEATKNAILKLVNSPMPPLRMILGKVAYPWIKQTYEQRLAVWDEWKEISAEAHGK
- the pdxR gene encoding MocR-like pyridoxine biosynthesis transcription factor PdxR; its protein translation is MLPYKSLIQLNRDSSVSLYVQLCNSFINLITNGTLQPTDVLPSTRVLSELIGLNRNTVKLAYEELISQGWAESIERKGVFVFSKLPVVSKNKGNASTEISNKPGESFIWTNPFLGRKGSDNFQHSVLTIDDGFPDVRLTPIDLLMREYRSISKKFYGKSFLKYGYPKGSEHLRNALSSYLANTRGLTVNPENLLITKGSQMGIYLSTQLLLKPSDHIAVGVSNYRSADEIFKYVGANLLRIPVDHSGMDIDFLEEVLKHTLIKAVYIIPHHHFPTTVTMSMERRLKLMKLAKEYRFAIIEDDYDFDFHYNNKPYIPLASIDHNSNVIYIGSITKTFAPALRIGFMVADPAFVDAASSLRQLIDKQGDSLLEEAFSSLFDNGEMERHFRKSLKIYRQRRDLFCEILQTNFNDVITFKIPEGGLAVWSVFDEAIHLSDLSQTAAKNGLKMSDGSFYNNEVFIPNGLRLGFASLNEKEIENSLELLRKSI
- a CDS encoding carboxymuconolactone decarboxylase family protein yields the protein MATRIKIDQVEPAGYRAILGLEKFIESTPLTKTHKDLIKIRASQINGCAFCIDMHTKEARTAGETEQRIYALNAWRDTQFFTKEERAILALTEEVTLIGNHVKDETYQDALEALGESYLAQAILAIITINAWNRIGITTQLIPA
- a CDS encoding helix-turn-helix domain-containing protein produces the protein MKHYKSLIDLHRTNGFKLPENPQLSLLECDKTCFIEDTEFTTDFYIIGLKKIASGVIRYGRTNYDHENGSMYFIKPRQVVSMNNLELEEEGFMMIIHEDFLNGHPLQQKIRSYNFFEYQTNEALHLSPKEEQVIWELYKKIEQEYDNNQDEYSQDIMLGYIESILKFSQRFYKRQFINRNQLSGHLCNKFDSMLYSFFSDGTEGLPTVKLMADKLNVSARYLTDVLKQETGKTAIEHIHLYLVSEAKNRLILNNSSIAEIAYQLGFENPPYFTRLFKKEVGITPKEFRKIGFN
- a CDS encoding FMN-dependent NADH-azoreductase; its protein translation is MKKILVINASANIETSFSRDLSDTFIRHLKNGSQTYPINYRDLAKTEVSHISQRWIEADSKKREERDDEELEILRSSDIYIQELQEADIIVLATPMYNWSIPSSLKAYLDQILRFNETFTTNPEKNDKRYLGMLKNKTLFLLFSRGSQGYGEGERNEHMDFQSKYLKMVFGIMGIDHIHEFAINGTKRKNDELSGEIAKLGDQLAHLIHSEIK